One Corvus moneduloides isolate bCorMon1 chromosome 24, bCorMon1.pri, whole genome shotgun sequence DNA segment encodes these proteins:
- the TFEB gene encoding transcription factor EB, whose amino-acid sequence MASRIGLRMELMKQQAQQEAERERVQQQMMMNYMQQQRMPVASSPAINTPVHFQSPPPVPGEVLKVQSYLENPTTYHLQKSRDKKVQAYLSETYGNKFAAHVSPASHSPKPPPAASPGVRPGHVLSSSAGNSAPNSPMAMLNIGSNPEREFDEVIDDIMRLDDVLGYMNPEVHMPNTLPMSSSHMNVYSGDPQVTASLVGVTSSSCPADLTQKRELTDAESRALAKERQKKDNHNLIERRRRFNINDRIKELGMLIPKANDLDVRWNKGTILKASVDYIKRMQKDLQRSRDLENHSRRLEMTNKQLLLRIQELEMQARVHGLPTSSPSGVNVAELAQQVVKQEASGDEGTLEPLLAPPDPESQPQPALPAPPQSPYHQLDFTHSLSFDDGSQGFPDSLEPGHSASFPSLSKKELDLMLMQDTMLPLASDPLFSAMSPEASKASSRRSSFSMEDADML is encoded by the exons ATGGCGTCGCGCATCGGGCTGCGGATGGAGCTGATGAAGCAGCAGGCGCAGCAGGAAGCGGAGCGGGAGCGGGTGCAGCAGCAGATGATGATGAACTACATGCAGCAGCAGCGCATGCCTGTGGCCTCCAGCCCCGCCATCAACACCCCCGTCCACTTCCAGTCCCCTCCGCCCGTGCCCGGAGAGGTCCTCAAG GTCCAGTCCTACCTGGAGAACCCCACCACCTACCACCTGCAGAAGTCTCGGGACAAGAAGGTCCAGGCTTATCTCTCCGAAACCTACGGGAACAAGTTCGCTGCCCACGTCAGCCCTGCCAGCCACTCTCCCAAGCCACCCCCGGCCGCGTCCCCCGGCGTCCGGCCCGGCCACGTCCTGTCCTCCTCGGCGGGCAACAGCGCTCCCAACAGCCCCATGGCCATGCTCAACATCGGCTCCAACCCCGAGCGGGAG tttGATGAGGTCATCGATGACATCATGCGCCTGGATGATGTTTTGGGCTACATGAACCCCGAAGTCCACATGCCCAACACG ctgcccATGTCCAGCAGTCACATGAATGTCTACAGTGGGGACCCCCAGGTGACGGCGTCGCTCGTTGGtgtcaccagcagctcctgtcccGCCGACCTCACCCAGAAGAGAGAACTCACAG ATGCCGAGAGCCGAGCCCTGGCCAAAGAGCGCCAGAAGAAAGACAATCACAACCTGA TCGAGAGGCGGCGAAGGTTCAACATCAACGACCGCAtcaaggagctgggaatgctgatcCCCAAGGCGAACGACCT GGATGTGCGCTGGAACAAAGGGACAATCCTGAAGGCGTCTGTGGATTACATCAAGAGGATGCAGAAGGACCTGCAGAGGTCCCGGGACCTGGAGAATCACTCGCGGCGCCTGGAGATGACcaacaagcagctgctgctccgcATCCAG gagctggagatgcAGGCACGCGTCCACGGGCTGCCCACCTCCTCGCCTTCGGGCGTCAACGTGGCCGAGCTGGCTCAGCAGGTGGTCAAGCAAGAAGCCAGCGGGGACGAGGGCACCCTGGAGCCACTGCTGGCACCCCCAGACCCCGAATCGCAGCCGCAGCCGGCGCTGCCCGCGCCGCCGCAGTCTCCCTATCACCAGCTGGACTTTACCCACAGCCTGAGCTTCGATGACGGCTCCCAGGGCTTCCCGGACAGCCTGGAGCCCGGCCACAGCGCTTCCTTCCCATCCCTATCCAAgaaggagctggacttgatgctGATGCAGGACACGATGCTGCCCCTGGCCTCTGACCCCTTGTTCTCGGCCATGTCCCCGGAGGCCTCCAAGGCCAGCAGTCGCCGGAGCAGCTTCAGCATGGAGGACGCAGACATGCTGtga
- the PGC gene encoding gastricsin, protein MRAAGVLADFLKHIKYDPVKKYQPSQGSVVSEPITNHLDSSYFGEISIGEPPQKFLVLFDTGSSNLWVPSTDCKSPACFNHAKFKPRDSATFTPSGQSCTVSYGSGSVTLVLGYDTLRIQSITVASQEFGLSQDEPTQPFYFADFDGILGMAYPSLAVGGMATALEGMLEQNQLAEPVFSFYFSRQPTYEYGGELILGGIDPRLFQGNITWAPVTQELYWQVALENFAIEQSVSGWCSQGCQAIVDTGTFLVTVPQEYIESILETLGAQETSFGYAVDCNGTQDMPPITFVIGGAQLPLSPSTYVLNSKGYCTLGIEVTYLPSLDGQPLWILGDIFLKEYYTIFDLANNRVGFALQGRFFEVLYHRGSFSATATTGDMWGLALALLCLPLGEGMLRIPLRRGRSVQEVMREKGLPEGFLNNLRGDPGRKYQLGGAVAYEPLLNHLDTFYFGEIGIGTPPQNFLVIFDTGSANLWVPSTYCQSPACGDHARFNHSLSSTFLGTDVSYTLSYGFGDVAVVLGCDTVTIQNIILRNQEFGLSLDEPSRPFYYLGFDGILGMAYPGVAISGFPTFLQNLLQQDQLSKPLFSFYFSRNPTYNYGGEVILGGVDLQLFSGEVLWAPVVQELYWKISIEGFSIGLSVTGWCSRGCHGIVDTGTFLLTIPGQFLPALLQALGAEQSDYGFLVDCSSVPEMPTLYFAIGGAWLPLPPAAYVLQNDSICTVGVESTYVSSASGQPLWILGNLFLRQYYSIFDTANNRVGFATAA, encoded by the exons ATGAGGGCAGCGGGGGTGCTGGCTGATTTCCTGAAGCACATTAAATATGATCCCGTGAAGAAATaccagcccagccagggctctgTGGTCAGCGAGCCCATAACCAACCACTTGGAC TCCTCCTACTTCGGGGAGATCAGCATCGGGGAACCCCCCCAGAAGTTTTTGGTGCTCTTCGACACCGGCTCCTCCAACCTGTGGGTGCCCTCCACGGACTGCAAGAGTCCTGCCTGCT tCAACCACGCCAAGTTCAAGCCCCGTGACTCCGCCACCTTCACCCCCAGTGGCCAGTCCTGCACCGTGTCCTACGGCAGCGGCTCCGTCACCCTCGTGCTGGGCTACGACACGCTCAGG ATCCAGAGCATCACCGTCGCCAGCCAGGAGTTCGGGCTCAGCCAGGACGAGCCCACCCAGCCTTTCTACTTCGCGGATTTCGATGGGATCCTGGGAATGGCGTACCCCTCGCTGGCAGTGGGAGGGATGGCCACGGCTCTGGAGGGGATGCTGGAGCAGAACCAGCTCGCTGAGCCCGTCTTCAGCTTTTACTTCTCACG CCAGCCCACCTATGAGTACGGGGGAGAGCTCATCCTCGGGGGCATCGACCCTCGGCTCTTCCAGGGGAACATCACGTGGGCGCCGGTGACACAGGAGCTCTACTGGCAGGTGGCACTTGAGAA ctttgccATCGAGCAGTCAGTGAGCGGCTggtgcagccagggctgccaggccATCGTGGACACGGGGACATTCCTGGTGACGGTGCCCCAGGAGTACATAGAGAGCATCCTGGAGACCCTGGGAGCCCAGGAGACCAGCTTTGGG TATGCAGTGGACTGCAACGGGACCCAGGACATGCCCCCCATCACCTTCGTCATCGGCGGCGCTCAGCTCCCGCTCTCCCCCTCCACCTACGTCCTGAAT AGCAAAGGCTACTGCACCCTGGGCATCGAGGTCACCTACCTGCCCTCCCTGGACGGGCAGCCCCTCTGGATCCTGGGAGACATTTTCCTCAAGGAATATTACACCATCTTCGACCTGGCCAACAACCGCGTGGGCTTCGCCCT CCAGGGTCGTTTCTTCGAAGTTCTTTATCACCGGGGCTCGTTCTCAG CCACCGCCACCACCGGGGACATGTGGGGGCTGGCgctggccctgctgtgcctcccGCTCGGGGAGGGGATGCTCAG GATCCCCCTGAGGAGGGGCAGGTCCGTGCAGGAGGTGATGAGAGAGAAGGGGCTGCCCGAGGGGTTCCTGAACAACCTGCGAGGGGACCCGGGGAGGAAATACCAGCTCGGAGGGGCCGTGGCTTACGAACCTCTGCTGAACCACCTGGAT ACCTTCTACTTCGGGGAGATCGGCATCGGGACCCCTCCCCAGAATTTCCTGGTGATCTTTGACACCGGCTCTGCCAACCTGTGGGTGCCCTCCACCTActgccagagcccagcctgCG gggaCCACGCCAGGTTCAACCACAGCCTGTCCTCCACCTTCCTGGGCACTGATGTGAGCTACACCCTGAGCTACGGGTTTGGGGACGTGGCCGTGGTGCTGGGGTGTGACACTGTGACA aTCCAGAACATCATCCTCAGGAACCAGGAGTTCGGCCTGAGCCTGGATGAGCCCAGCAGACCCTTCTACTACCTGGGCTTTGACGGGATTTTGGGCATGGCTTACCCCGGTGTTGCCATCAGCGGCTTCCCCACCTTCCTGCAGAACTTGCTGCAGCAGGACCAGCTCAGCAAACCCCTCTTCAGCTTCTACTTCTCCCG CAACCCGACATATAATTACGGTGGGGAAGTCATCCTGGGAGGGGTTGACCTCCAGCTGTTCTCCGGGGAGGTTTTATGGGCTCCCGTGGTCCAGGAATTGTACTGGAAGATCAGCATTGAGGG gtTCTCCATCGGGCTGTCGGTCACTGGTTGGTGCAGCCGAGGCTGTCACGGGATTGTGGACACTGGGACGTTCCTGCTGACCATCCCAGGGCAgttcctgccagccctgctgcaggctctgggcGCAGAGCAGAGTGATTACGGG TTCCTGGTTGACTGCAGCTCTGTCCCAGAAATGCCCACCCTCTACTTTGCCATCGGTGGAGCCTGGTTACCGCTGCCTCCCGCTGCCTACGTCCTACAG aatgACAGCATTTGCACCGTGGGGGTGGAGAGCACCTACGTGTCCTCTGCCAGCGGCCAGCCCCTCTGGATCCTCGGGAATCTCTTCCTCCGGCAGTATTATTCCATCTTCGACACGGCCAACAACAGAGTGGGCTTTGCCACGGCAGCTTAG